From Cinclus cinclus chromosome 2, bCinCin1.1, whole genome shotgun sequence, one genomic window encodes:
- the LOC134057818 gene encoding G-protein coupled receptor 183-like — protein sequence MPLTSQRSQEATEMSTELPAITVAEMDSFTASETNTSICDLYEHKDTARILLSVFYGSILILGVLGNTIALTVIFKNRKKINSTTLYSTNLVFSDLLFCIALPTRIAYYALGFHWPFGEALCRITALLFYINTYAGVNFMTCLSIDRFFAVVHPFRYKIRRIKYAKGICVFVWFLVFSQTFPLLIQSMSHKENERTTCMEYPNFEKIEHLPFILLAACLIGYLIPLGIILFCYSQISCKLFQTAKENPLTEKSGINKKAINTIIFVIIVFIICFTPYHVAIIQHMIKKLQQEPLCTEKKIFQKSLHYTVFLMNFNCCLDPFIYFFACKGYKRTVLKILRRQVSVSISSAARSHHEESSRDAGETQMTVLAKSSNGKLPEK from the coding sequence GTCTACTGAGCTTCCTGCAATAACAGTTGCAGAAATGGACTCTTTCACAGCCTCTGAGACCAACACATCCATCTGTGACTTATACGAGCACAAAGACACAGCACGGATATTACTGTCTGTCTTCTACGGCTCCATCTTGATTCTTGGGGTGCTTGGAAACACCATCGCCCTCACcgtcatttttaaaaacagaaagaagatcAACTCCACTACCCTCTATTCAACAAATCTTGTCTTCTCCGATCTGCTGTTCTGCATTGCCTTGCCAACCAGGATAGCCTACTATGCCCTGGGATTTCACTGGCCATTTGGAGAAGCGCTGTGCCGAATCACCGCGCTCTTGTTCTACATCAACACCTACGCAGGTGTAAACTTCATGACGTGCCTGAGCATTGACAGGTTCTTCGCTGTCGTCCACCCCTTCCGATACAAGATCAGAAGGATTAAATATGCCAAGGGCATTTGTGTCTTTGTCTGGTTTCTTGTATTTAGTCAAACTTTCCCATTACTTATACAATCCATGtcacacaaagaaaatgaaaggactACATGTATGGAATACCCAAACTTTGAGAAAATAGAACATCTACCATTCATACTTCTTGCTGCCTGTTTAATAGGGTACCTTATTCCCCTGGGGATTATTCTATTTTGCTACTCTCAAATCAGCTGCAAACTTTTTCAAACAGCCAAGGAAAATCCACTGACTGAAAAATCAGGGATAAACAAAAAAGCCATCAATACAATCATATTTGTAATTATAGTGTTCATCATCTGCTTTACGCCTTATCATGTTGCAATCATACAACACATGATTAAGAAACTTCAGCAAGAACCCTTgtgcactgaaaagaaaatcttccAGAAGTCACTCCATTATACTGTATTTCTGATGAATTTTAACTGCTGCCTAGATCCTTTCATCTATTTCTTTGCATGCAAAGGATACAAGAGAACTGTACTGAAAATACTGAGGCGACAAGTGAGTGTATCAATTTCAAGTGCTGCCAGGTCACATCATGAAGAAAGCTCACGTGATGCAGGAGAAACGCAAATGACGGTACTTGCTAAATCTTCCAATGGAAAGCTACCTGAAAAATAA